A single genomic interval of Stieleria maiorica harbors:
- a CDS encoding DUF1501 domain-containing protein produces the protein MISRRTMLQTASCGFGFLSLKALLQQSAAASPAAATPIQTRAKRIIFLCMSGGPAQMDTFDYKPQTGNKRHPGSVFEFKQRGESGLWVSELMPETAKHADRLCVINGMYCDTGNHAQSFLQLHTGEKLRKRPCMGSWISYGLGSENADLPSFVSLNAAKPSVYSSEFLPTRFAGTPIGTNGEDMSQATIRDISGSHLPPQAKRRQLDFVQSMNRAHLSNRDGDATLEGVIESMELAFRMQITAPHLLDLSNETDATLRRYRVGKKLSVGTCRPTDFGRQCLLARRLAEAGVRFIEVNHGGWDQHKNHRRDLKANCETVDAPIAALLEDLAARGLLEDTLLVWGGEFGRPGLVPEDGKDETGHNHKGFTFWLAGGGVKQGHIHGRTSETGDRAVEGKVHFRDLHATILHLMGLEHDRLTYVHGGRTHRLTGPEEANVVNEILA, from the coding sequence ATGATTTCACGTCGAACCATGCTGCAAACGGCGTCCTGTGGTTTTGGCTTTCTGTCGTTGAAAGCGTTGCTGCAACAATCCGCCGCCGCGTCGCCGGCAGCCGCGACGCCGATCCAGACCCGCGCCAAACGGATCATCTTTCTGTGCATGAGCGGCGGTCCGGCTCAAATGGACACGTTCGACTACAAACCACAAACCGGGAACAAAAGACATCCCGGGTCGGTGTTCGAATTCAAGCAGCGCGGGGAAAGCGGGTTGTGGGTTTCCGAGCTGATGCCCGAAACCGCCAAGCATGCCGATCGGCTGTGCGTCATCAACGGGATGTACTGTGACACGGGTAACCACGCCCAATCGTTTCTTCAACTCCACACCGGCGAAAAACTTCGCAAACGTCCCTGCATGGGCTCCTGGATCTCGTACGGCCTGGGCAGCGAGAATGCGGACCTGCCCAGCTTCGTCAGCTTGAACGCCGCCAAGCCGTCGGTCTACTCCAGTGAGTTTCTTCCCACTCGATTCGCGGGCACGCCGATCGGCACCAACGGCGAGGACATGTCCCAGGCGACGATTCGAGACATCTCGGGCAGCCATCTGCCGCCGCAAGCCAAACGCCGTCAATTGGATTTCGTGCAATCGATGAACCGAGCACACCTGTCGAATCGCGACGGTGACGCGACGCTTGAAGGTGTGATCGAATCGATGGAGCTCGCCTTCCGCATGCAAATCACGGCGCCGCACTTGTTGGACTTGAGTAACGAAACCGATGCGACCCTGCGACGCTACCGTGTCGGTAAAAAGCTTTCGGTCGGCACCTGCCGGCCGACCGACTTTGGCCGCCAGTGCCTGTTGGCCCGCCGTTTGGCCGAAGCGGGCGTGCGATTTATCGAAGTCAACCACGGCGGCTGGGATCAACATAAGAATCACCGCCGGGATTTGAAGGCCAATTGTGAAACCGTCGATGCACCGATCGCCGCCTTGCTGGAAGACCTGGCCGCACGCGGATTACTCGAGGACACCTTGTTGGTTTGGGGGGGCGAATTCGGTCGCCCGGGGTTGGTTCCCGAGGATGGAAAAGATGAAACCGGCCACAACCACAAAGGATTCACGTTCTGGCTGGCCGGCGGCGGTGTCAAACAAGGACACATTCATGGTCGCACCAGCGAAACGGGCGACCGAGCGGTCGAAGGCAAGGTTCATTTTCGCGACCTGCATGCCACCATCCTGCACCTGATGGGACTTGAGCACGATCGACTGACCTACGTCCACGGCGGACGAACACATCGGTTGACGGGGCCGGAGGAAGCCAATGTTGTGAACGAGATCTTGGCTTGA
- a CDS encoding family 16 glycoside hydrolase codes for MTHLLRSLTRLVAILLGLLVSVFASHNRCVAEDGFAPMFTDADLSGWVRTNTPPETWRFEEGVLYCTGKPIGEIRTEKMYQNFVMELEWRHLVPRGNAGIFVWADDITARGVPFHRGIEVQVLENAYGNTRSHTTHGDIFPIHGATMTPINGRGGSRAFPTQNLSNPSPQWNHYRIECRDGEISLAVNGTVVTRGKDCVPRMGYICLESEGGVVEYRNVRIKELPGGEVPADQVAIANRGYQSLYTGLNLDGWDASDTSQWNVQDWVLAFDAGDDGEGTLSTTRSFTDANFVVDVRLKEANSNVVIDAGDGSRIDLSEPAIAAQLEKPGRWNRIEVVTQDGGRTVNINGQPVTLPKLGSGNGKLVLTASGPVDFANLYAAE; via the coding sequence ATGACTCACCTCCTTCGTTCGCTCACGCGCCTCGTTGCCATCCTGCTCGGTCTACTGGTCTCCGTTTTCGCGTCGCACAACCGCTGCGTCGCCGAAGACGGATTCGCCCCGATGTTCACCGACGCGGACTTGAGCGGTTGGGTGCGGACCAACACGCCGCCGGAAACGTGGCGATTTGAAGAGGGCGTGTTGTACTGCACGGGCAAGCCGATCGGCGAGATTCGCACCGAGAAGATGTACCAAAATTTCGTGATGGAACTGGAGTGGCGTCATTTGGTGCCGCGGGGCAACGCCGGCATCTTCGTCTGGGCCGACGACATCACCGCTCGCGGAGTGCCGTTTCATCGCGGGATCGAGGTCCAGGTGCTGGAAAATGCGTACGGCAACACGCGAAGTCACACCACCCACGGGGACATCTTTCCGATCCACGGCGCGACGATGACACCGATCAATGGACGTGGCGGAAGCCGTGCGTTCCCCACGCAAAACCTGTCCAACCCCAGCCCCCAGTGGAATCATTATCGGATCGAGTGCCGCGACGGCGAGATCTCGTTGGCCGTCAACGGCACCGTCGTCACACGCGGAAAGGATTGTGTTCCCAGAATGGGTTACATTTGTTTGGAATCCGAGGGCGGAGTCGTCGAGTATCGCAATGTCCGAATCAAAGAGTTGCCCGGCGGAGAGGTGCCGGCCGACCAGGTTGCCATCGCCAATCGTGGCTACCAATCGCTGTACACCGGATTGAACCTGGACGGATGGGACGCCAGCGATACGTCACAATGGAACGTCCAGGATTGGGTGCTCGCGTTTGATGCCGGCGATGACGGCGAAGGCACACTTTCGACGACACGTTCGTTTACCGACGCCAACTTCGTTGTCGATGTGCGATTGAAGGAAGCCAACAGCAACGTCGTGATCGATGCCGGCGATGGCTCGCGAATCGATCTGTCCGAACCGGCGATCGCGGCCCAGCTGGAAAAGCCGGGACGTTGGAACCGCATCGAAGTGGTCACCCAAGACGGCGGACGCACCGTGAACATCAATGGGCAGCCGGTCACATTGCCGAAGCTCGGTTCTGGAAACGGAAAACTGGTGTTAACGGCATCCGGACCGGTCGACTTTGCCAATCTGTACGCCGCCGAATAA
- a CDS encoding DUF1553 domain-containing protein has protein sequence MTPHRLLSAAAWTLFALVICDRSVAENRVDFFETKIRPVLVEHCYECHSADSDDLGGKLRVDDRPSMLVGGESGPVLVAGSPDESLIIQALRYDGLEMPPEAPLPEHIIKDFETWVSLGAIDPREPAAGDSPASRRDPVADDGALWSFVPRTNPAIPPVGDPDWPASPIDRFVLSSMEQAGLQPTQDADPRVLVRRLHHDLIGLRPTPHQIEAFVADFERHGSDATTRLVDRLLDSPQFGVRWGRHWLDVARYGESNGDDGLGRNATFPNAWRYRDYVIDAFNRDVPYDRFVTEQVAGDLLPADTAQQRNRQLVATGFLAIGSKPASAMNKDFAMDIVDDQINVVCTAVLGLSVACARCHDHKHDPIPTRDYYAMAGIFRSTETLYGAAGNEKLTAPPTPLHALRAELTPVRERPDRTAPPKLPAAYFDTVDALQPKLHERLDSQPRQLAPEGQLDYSANSFAGVQDARLTGRFNEPADSYTVAFWFRNNVKNDARLITAYLLSRAALDDKTLPGDHLGIGGSHDKSRTGKLFVFNGNAKKTSIAGTTVIPPDSWNHVSLVRDNNHVKVFLNGRLEITGELESTFGKSLDFSLAARSDNFAPLSGNLGDVVVLDRALTDDQAARLHESSGQPVGVRPAVPLGFAMGVRDKDKPADCKIHINGTGSKLGPVVARGALSAYREFVPDDVSNSASDFASIEMDPAQSGRLQLAQWLTHPDHPQTARVMVNRIWMYLFGRGIVTTPDDFGVYGARPSHPELLDHLANRFVQEGWSIKRMIRAIVLSRTYQISSHAHAEMLEKDPGNIWLSRHVRKRLDAESLRDAMLQASGQIDYAPAKGSAIVGVDMLINWPPGASTDLHRPSRHRSVYLCMLRHAPPKELAAFDLPDGVSVRGRRDVTTLPTQSLFLINSQFVVQQSRELARCVLDKDLHRDGDRVNAIFAAVLGRDPGPNEREQSLAYVRATETTLAAGVEDQQQRRLHAWASLAQALMTTNEFRYVD, from the coding sequence GTGACACCGCACAGACTTCTTTCCGCTGCCGCTTGGACGTTGTTTGCGCTGGTGATCTGTGATCGGTCCGTTGCGGAAAATCGAGTCGATTTTTTTGAAACGAAGATCCGGCCCGTGCTGGTCGAGCACTGCTATGAATGCCACTCGGCGGACTCGGATGATCTGGGCGGCAAACTCCGCGTCGATGATCGCCCATCGATGTTGGTCGGGGGCGAATCCGGTCCGGTTCTGGTGGCGGGCAGCCCCGATGAAAGCCTGATCATCCAAGCGTTGCGCTACGACGGGCTGGAGATGCCGCCCGAAGCGCCCTTGCCGGAGCACATCATCAAGGACTTTGAAACCTGGGTCTCACTCGGTGCGATCGATCCCCGAGAACCGGCGGCAGGGGATTCCCCAGCATCACGCCGCGACCCTGTGGCCGATGATGGAGCGTTGTGGTCGTTCGTTCCGCGAACGAATCCGGCGATACCACCGGTCGGCGATCCCGATTGGCCGGCCAGTCCGATCGACCGGTTTGTCTTGTCGTCGATGGAGCAGGCGGGGCTTCAGCCGACCCAGGACGCCGATCCGCGTGTGCTGGTCCGGCGGCTGCACCACGACTTGATCGGGCTGCGGCCGACACCGCATCAAATCGAAGCGTTCGTCGCCGATTTCGAACGCCATGGCAGTGACGCGACCACACGTCTGGTGGACCGATTGCTTGACAGTCCGCAATTCGGTGTCCGCTGGGGCCGTCATTGGTTGGACGTGGCGCGGTACGGAGAATCCAACGGCGACGACGGCCTGGGACGCAACGCGACCTTTCCCAACGCGTGGCGGTATCGCGACTATGTCATCGACGCATTCAACCGCGACGTCCCCTACGATCGGTTTGTGACCGAACAGGTCGCCGGCGACTTGTTGCCGGCCGACACCGCCCAGCAGCGAAATCGGCAACTGGTCGCGACCGGGTTCCTGGCGATCGGTTCCAAACCGGCTTCCGCGATGAACAAGGACTTTGCGATGGACATCGTGGACGACCAAATCAATGTCGTCTGCACCGCCGTGCTGGGACTGAGCGTCGCCTGTGCCCGATGTCACGATCACAAACACGATCCGATCCCGACCCGCGACTACTACGCCATGGCCGGTATCTTTCGCAGCACCGAAACTCTTTACGGCGCCGCGGGCAACGAAAAACTCACCGCGCCGCCGACGCCGCTGCATGCATTGCGGGCCGAATTGACGCCGGTCCGCGAACGCCCCGACCGAACCGCACCGCCCAAGCTTCCTGCCGCTTACTTCGACACTGTCGATGCCTTGCAACCGAAGTTGCACGAACGACTGGATTCCCAACCCCGGCAGTTAGCGCCCGAGGGCCAGCTTGATTACTCGGCCAATTCGTTTGCCGGTGTCCAGGACGCGCGCTTGACGGGGCGATTCAACGAACCGGCCGATTCCTACACGGTTGCGTTTTGGTTTCGAAACAACGTAAAAAACGACGCTCGGCTGATCACGGCCTACCTGCTTTCCCGGGCCGCCTTGGACGACAAGACGCTGCCCGGCGACCATTTGGGCATCGGCGGAAGCCATGACAAGTCGCGCACCGGAAAGCTATTCGTGTTCAATGGCAACGCGAAAAAGACCTCGATCGCAGGAACAACCGTGATCCCGCCGGACAGTTGGAATCATGTTTCGTTGGTGCGCGATAACAACCATGTGAAAGTGTTTTTGAACGGTCGGTTGGAAATCACCGGCGAACTCGAATCCACCTTCGGCAAGTCGCTCGACTTCTCGCTGGCGGCCCGCAGCGACAACTTTGCTCCCCTGTCCGGAAATCTGGGCGACGTCGTTGTGCTCGACCGGGCGTTAACCGACGACCAGGCTGCACGCCTGCACGAATCCTCGGGTCAGCCCGTCGGCGTGCGGCCGGCGGTTCCGCTGGGATTCGCGATGGGGGTTCGCGACAAGGATAAACCGGCAGACTGCAAAATCCACATCAACGGCACCGGTTCCAAGCTCGGCCCGGTGGTCGCCCGCGGCGCGTTGTCGGCCTACCGCGAATTCGTCCCAGACGACGTTTCGAATTCGGCATCGGACTTCGCATCGATTGAGATGGATCCCGCGCAGAGCGGCCGATTGCAACTGGCCCAATGGCTCACCCACCCCGACCATCCCCAGACCGCGCGGGTGATGGTCAACCGGATTTGGATGTATTTATTCGGCCGCGGCATCGTCACCACGCCGGACGATTTTGGCGTCTACGGTGCCCGTCCGTCGCACCCCGAATTGTTGGACCATCTGGCGAATCGATTCGTCCAAGAGGGATGGTCCATCAAGCGAATGATTCGTGCCATCGTGTTGTCGCGGACCTATCAGATCAGCAGCCACGCCCATGCCGAGATGCTGGAAAAGGATCCGGGAAACATCTGGTTGTCGCGTCACGTTCGCAAACGGCTGGATGCGGAATCGCTCCGCGACGCGATGTTGCAAGCCAGCGGCCAAATCGATTACGCCCCGGCGAAAGGATCGGCGATCGTTGGCGTGGACATGTTGATCAATTGGCCGCCGGGCGCGTCCACGGATTTGCATCGCCCGTCGCGTCATCGCAGCGTCTACCTGTGCATGTTGCGACACGCCCCTCCCAAAGAACTCGCTGCGTTTGATCTGCCCGACGGGGTCAGTGTCCGTGGTCGGCGTGACGTCACCACGTTGCCGACCCAATCGTTATTTCTGATCAACAGCCAGTTTGTGGTGCAGCAGTCGCGTGAACTGGCCCGGTGTGTCCTCGACAAGGATTTGCACCGCGACGGTGATCGCGTGAATGCAATCTTCGCTGCGGTGCTGGGGCGGGACCCCGGTCCGAACGAACGGGAGCAATCACTCGCCTACGTTCGTGCGACTGAAACAACACTCGCCGCCGGCGTCGAAGATCAACAACAGCGCCGACTGCACGCCTGGGCCAGCTTGGCTCAAGCGTTGATGACGACCAACGAATTCCGTTACGTGGATTGA
- a CDS encoding DUF1549 domain-containing protein, translating into MRLKLILVTCLCALAAGPASRADELFTDSVAPVLAGRCLSCHNDEKSGGGLSLVDPRRLIEQGYVEVSDAPSSHLVELISPDDGRAEMPKDSDPLRPDQIAAIAQWIESGANIPTGFRIEPASVADRDWWSLRPIASAPQGDLHSIVDRLIDAKLAEHALTPLPAADPISLIRRVSYDLSGLPPTPEQIDAFVRQHEIDPDIAWRQLVDRLLAAPEFGEKWGQHWLDIARYAETHGYDKDQPRDNAWPYRDYVIQSLNVDKPFGQFAREQIAGDVLADDKSEGIVATGFLAAGPWDLIAHVEVGEEKLDGRIAKHLDRDEMATAVFNVFQSTTIQCAQCHNHKFDPIESTDYYRVHAVFAGIDRADRVYAGLSADQQRQQLDLQQERDMITRRRDQAKQAFEQTVAERAAAIDPELKALDEKANRFPPPPQHGFHSQIASRCDEVKWVEVDLGMPKPIDRVELIACYDDYNNIGAGFGFPVRFKVDVTGEAELTDRNATTVFDATSEDFANPESSPLGIQFDRQAIRIIRVTATKLAERRNDYILALGELRAIHADDGVNVAIGGNVNASDHIPPNARWSPRFLVDDTYHRSGLDDSETQRWKELRERRSAIVAAASTPEHERQMKQRTERLAAIDQQLKRIPAGQLVYAAATDFSKRGKFLPTKGTARPIHFLHRGDLKAPGARMLPGAPELWPGAPSRFASEPDFDEAEARAALARTVTRQDNPLIWRSIANRIWQWTFGKPLVGTPNDFGRMGMRPTHPELLDLLAARLRDDPGQSIKSIVRELVATAAYRRASFAADRSDVTQQNQTIDASNDWLWRFNRRRLTAEEFRDTVLAVSGTLRTDDRGGPSFKDFVIERPQHSPHYEYDLHDPNDPASHRRTIYRFVVRSQPQPMLTTLDCADPSISTARRDESTTSLQALAQWNNRLVEAMSQRFAARVAAETTTDAQAIRLACRLAWGRDANAAEREPLTNLLAEHGRETLCRVVFNASAMMYLD; encoded by the coding sequence ATGCGTTTGAAATTGATCCTGGTGACCTGTCTGTGCGCTCTCGCTGCGGGGCCGGCTTCTCGCGCAGACGAACTGTTTACCGATTCGGTCGCTCCCGTCTTGGCTGGCCGTTGTCTCAGTTGCCACAACGATGAAAAATCCGGCGGCGGGTTGTCACTGGTCGATCCGCGCCGCTTGATCGAACAGGGATACGTCGAGGTCTCGGACGCACCATCCAGTCATCTGGTTGAATTAATCTCGCCAGACGACGGTCGGGCGGAAATGCCCAAGGACTCCGACCCGCTCCGCCCCGATCAGATCGCGGCGATTGCTCAGTGGATTGAATCCGGGGCCAACATCCCGACGGGCTTCCGCATCGAGCCCGCGTCGGTTGCCGATCGCGATTGGTGGTCGCTGCGTCCGATCGCGTCGGCTCCCCAAGGCGACCTTCACTCCATCGTCGATCGCTTGATCGACGCGAAGCTAGCCGAACACGCCCTGACACCGTTGCCGGCAGCTGATCCGATCAGCCTGATCCGCCGCGTCAGCTATGACCTGAGCGGTCTGCCGCCGACCCCCGAACAGATCGATGCGTTCGTCCGACAGCACGAGATCGATCCCGACATCGCTTGGCGGCAACTCGTCGATCGTTTGTTGGCCGCCCCCGAGTTCGGCGAAAAATGGGGCCAGCACTGGTTGGACATCGCGCGTTACGCCGAAACCCACGGCTACGACAAAGACCAACCGCGAGACAACGCCTGGCCCTATCGCGACTACGTCATTCAAAGCCTGAACGTCGACAAACCGTTCGGGCAATTCGCCCGGGAGCAGATCGCCGGGGACGTCCTGGCCGACGACAAATCCGAAGGGATCGTGGCCACCGGTTTTTTGGCGGCGGGGCCTTGGGACTTGATCGCCCATGTCGAAGTCGGCGAGGAAAAGCTGGATGGGCGAATCGCCAAGCACCTGGATCGTGACGAAATGGCGACGGCCGTGTTCAACGTGTTCCAAAGCACGACGATTCAGTGTGCCCAATGTCACAACCACAAATTTGATCCGATCGAAAGCACGGACTATTACCGCGTCCATGCGGTGTTTGCCGGTATTGATCGCGCCGACCGGGTCTATGCCGGACTCTCCGCCGATCAACAGCGTCAACAGCTGGACCTGCAACAAGAACGCGACATGATCACTCGCCGACGCGATCAAGCCAAACAGGCTTTCGAGCAAACCGTGGCCGAACGAGCCGCCGCGATCGATCCGGAGCTGAAGGCACTCGACGAGAAAGCGAACCGGTTTCCGCCGCCCCCGCAACACGGTTTCCACAGCCAAATCGCATCGCGCTGCGACGAAGTCAAATGGGTCGAAGTTGATTTGGGAATGCCCAAGCCAATCGACCGGGTCGAATTGATCGCCTGTTACGACGACTACAACAACATCGGCGCCGGCTTCGGATTTCCCGTCCGTTTCAAAGTCGACGTGACTGGCGAAGCGGAGCTGACCGACCGGAACGCCACCACGGTCTTCGACGCCACCTCTGAAGACTTTGCAAACCCCGAATCGTCGCCACTGGGGATTCAGTTCGACCGCCAAGCCATCCGAATCATCCGCGTCACCGCAACCAAACTCGCCGAGCGTCGCAACGATTACATCTTGGCCCTCGGTGAATTGCGTGCGATTCACGCAGACGACGGAGTCAATGTTGCCATCGGCGGCAACGTCAACGCGTCGGACCACATTCCGCCCAACGCACGCTGGTCGCCACGTTTCTTGGTCGACGACACGTACCATCGCAGTGGTCTTGATGACTCGGAAACCCAGCGATGGAAGGAGCTGCGTGAGCGACGCAGCGCGATTGTTGCGGCGGCATCCACGCCGGAACACGAGCGGCAGATGAAACAGCGGACCGAACGACTGGCCGCCATCGATCAGCAGCTCAAAAGAATCCCCGCCGGGCAACTGGTTTACGCCGCCGCGACGGACTTTTCAAAACGGGGAAAGTTCCTGCCGACCAAGGGCACGGCCCGCCCGATCCACTTTTTGCATCGCGGCGATTTGAAAGCACCGGGGGCGAGGATGCTGCCGGGGGCTCCGGAGTTATGGCCCGGCGCGCCGTCACGATTTGCGTCAGAGCCGGATTTCGACGAAGCGGAAGCACGGGCTGCGCTGGCTCGCACTGTCACTCGACAAGACAACCCGTTGATCTGGCGTTCGATCGCCAATCGAATCTGGCAATGGACATTCGGAAAGCCCCTGGTCGGCACCCCCAATGACTTTGGACGGATGGGAATGCGACCCACGCATCCCGAGTTGTTGGATCTGCTGGCGGCGCGTTTGCGTGACGATCCCGGCCAGTCGATCAAGTCCATCGTGCGCGAACTGGTCGCCACTGCTGCCTACCGTCGTGCCTCGTTTGCGGCCGATCGAAGTGACGTCACGCAGCAGAACCAGACGATCGATGCGAGCAACGATTGGCTGTGGCGATTCAATCGTCGGCGTCTGACGGCCGAGGAGTTCCGTGATACGGTGCTTGCGGTCAGCGGCACGTTGCGGACAGACGACCGCGGCGGACCGAGTTTCAAAGACTTTGTGATCGAGCGTCCGCAACATTCGCCGCACTATGAATACGACCTCCATGATCCAAACGATCCGGCATCGCACCGCCGTACGATCTATCGGTTTGTCGTGCGCTCACAACCCCAACCGATGTTGACGACGCTCGATTGTGCGGACCCGTCGATCAGCACCGCCCGTCGCGACGAATCGACGACCTCACTTCAGGCCCTTGCCCAATGGAACAACCGACTGGTCGAAGCCATGTCACAGCGTTTTGCCGCCCGGGTAGCCGCAGAAACGACGACGGATGCCCAAGCGATTCGGTTGGCATGCCGACTGGCCTGGGGGCGGGACGCGAACGCCGCCGAACGCGAACCGTTGACCAATTTGCTCGCCGAACACGGGCGGGAAACTCTGTGCCGAGTCGTCTTCAACGCCAGCGCGATGATGTACCTCGATTGA